A stretch of Paenibacillus mucilaginosus 3016 DNA encodes these proteins:
- the cobA gene encoding uroporphyrinogen-III C-methyltransferase, whose protein sequence is MGEIRLKKGVVYLVGAGPGDPKLITLRGLEAIQRADVVVYDRLASPRLLKHMKPGAEKIFVGKLPDKHMLKQEEINQLLVDLALQGKTVTRLKGGDPSVFGRVGEEAELLAENEILFEIVPGITSSIAVPAYAGIPVTHRDFTSSFSIVTGHEYKNKTYNTVNWPNLAQASGTLIFLMGVANLEHICTQLMEGGKSPDTPVALIRWGTWMEQETLTGTLTDIVEKVRAAGFQSPAVTIVGEVVRLREKLAWFEKKPLFGRRILVTRARSQSSELSAQIDELGGEAVEFPVIRTQPSSKPEAQAARDEAMRSLGGFDWIFFTSVNGVESFFQRLRELKVDIRSMGGARIAAVGPKTAAALEDRGLVVQTIPSEFQGAALLEALDGELKPGQQVLLPTADIAREELPEGLRARGLHVTKIDIYETVLETEGGAEVLELLRQKAIHIVTFTSSSTVTNLIRALQEAGEAQPLELLRGCRIACIGPVTAETAVEVGLQVDHIAKEATVASLVASLYE, encoded by the coding sequence ATGGGGGAGATTCGGTTGAAAAAGGGAGTCGTTTATTTGGTGGGCGCCGGGCCCGGGGATCCGAAGCTGATTACGCTTCGGGGGCTTGAGGCGATTCAGCGGGCGGATGTCGTGGTGTATGACCGATTGGCAAGCCCTCGGCTTCTCAAGCACATGAAGCCGGGAGCCGAGAAGATCTTCGTAGGCAAGCTGCCGGACAAGCATATGCTGAAGCAGGAAGAGATCAACCAGCTGCTGGTGGACCTCGCGCTGCAGGGCAAGACCGTTACCCGCCTCAAGGGCGGGGACCCCAGCGTCTTCGGGCGGGTAGGGGAAGAAGCGGAGCTCCTGGCCGAGAATGAAATCTTGTTCGAGATCGTGCCGGGCATCACGTCTTCGATCGCCGTGCCGGCCTATGCCGGTATTCCGGTGACGCACAGGGACTTTACGTCTTCCTTCTCGATTGTGACGGGACACGAATACAAGAACAAGACCTACAATACGGTCAACTGGCCGAACCTGGCCCAAGCCTCCGGCACACTGATCTTCCTGATGGGTGTAGCCAACCTGGAGCATATCTGTACGCAGCTTATGGAGGGCGGCAAGTCGCCGGATACGCCGGTGGCCCTCATCCGCTGGGGAACCTGGATGGAGCAGGAGACCTTGACCGGCACGCTGACGGACATCGTGGAGAAAGTCCGGGCAGCCGGCTTCCAATCCCCGGCCGTCACGATTGTCGGCGAGGTGGTCCGGCTGCGCGAGAAGCTGGCCTGGTTTGAGAAGAAGCCGCTGTTCGGCCGCCGGATCCTCGTGACACGGGCACGCAGCCAGAGCAGCGAGCTGTCTGCGCAGATCGATGAGCTCGGTGGTGAGGCCGTCGAGTTCCCGGTGATCCGTACGCAGCCTTCGAGCAAGCCGGAAGCGCAGGCGGCACGGGATGAAGCGATGCGATCGCTTGGCGGATTCGACTGGATCTTTTTCACGAGCGTCAACGGAGTGGAATCGTTCTTCCAGCGGCTTCGCGAGCTGAAGGTCGATATCCGATCCATGGGCGGCGCACGGATCGCAGCGGTCGGTCCGAAGACGGCCGCCGCTTTGGAAGACCGCGGACTGGTTGTTCAGACCATTCCGTCCGAATTCCAGGGCGCCGCGCTGCTTGAAGCGCTGGACGGCGAGCTGAAGCCGGGGCAGCAGGTGCTGCTGCCGACGGCGGATATCGCCCGGGAGGAACTGCCGGAAGGCCTGCGCGCCAGGGGACTGCACGTGACGAAGATCGACATCTATGAGACGGTGCTGGAGACCGAAGGCGGCGCGGAAGTGCTGGAGCTGCTGCGGCAGAAGGCGATTCATATCGTCACCTTTACGAGCTCCTCGACCGTAACGAACCTGATCCGTGCACTGCAGGAAGCAGGCGAAGCGCAGCCGCTGGAGCTGCTGCGGGGCTGCCGGATTGCCTGCATCGGCCCGGTGACCGCCGAGACGGCCGTCGAAGTCGGGCTCCAGGTGGACCACATCGCCAAGGAGGCTACCGTGGCTTCGCTGGTAGCTTCATTATACGAGTAG
- the hemC gene encoding hydroxymethylbilane synthase, with the protein MRTIVVGTRQSALALTQTGQVIDHLREICRQNGIEAEFELKKIVTKGDRILDVTLSKVGGKGLFVKEIEQALLDGEVDLAVHSMKDMPFELPEGLVVGAVPLREDPRDCLIMREGRTIDDLPQGAKVGTSSLRRASQLQHYRPDLKIEPIRGNIDSRLRKLETEGFDAILLAAAGLHRIGWSDRISSYLPPELCLPAVGQGALCIECRSDNDIVLNLLSKYLHEPTAVAVAAERSFLGRLNGGCQVPIGAYGELTGDKNDGRPEVKLTGMVGSPDGQQMLKETRTGTDPERLGRELAEALIAKGAAELLAAAREE; encoded by the coding sequence ATGCGCACCATCGTGGTAGGAACTAGACAGAGCGCCCTGGCGTTGACACAGACCGGGCAGGTGATCGACCATCTCCGTGAGATCTGCCGGCAGAACGGCATCGAAGCGGAGTTTGAACTGAAGAAGATCGTGACCAAAGGGGACCGGATACTCGATGTGACGCTGTCCAAGGTAGGCGGCAAGGGCCTTTTCGTCAAAGAAATCGAGCAGGCGCTGCTGGACGGGGAAGTGGACCTTGCGGTTCACAGCATGAAAGACATGCCTTTCGAGCTGCCGGAGGGGCTGGTCGTAGGTGCGGTGCCTCTGCGGGAAGATCCGCGGGACTGCCTCATCATGCGTGAAGGCAGGACGATTGACGATCTGCCCCAGGGGGCGAAGGTAGGAACAAGCTCCCTGCGCAGGGCATCCCAGCTGCAGCATTACAGGCCGGATCTGAAGATTGAACCGATCCGGGGGAACATCGATTCGCGGCTCCGGAAGCTGGAGACCGAAGGATTCGATGCCATCCTGCTGGCTGCGGCCGGACTGCACCGCATCGGGTGGAGCGACCGCATCTCGAGCTACCTTCCGCCGGAGCTGTGCCTGCCTGCCGTAGGCCAAGGGGCACTGTGTATCGAATGCCGCAGCGACAATGACATTGTTTTGAACCTGCTCTCGAAGTATCTTCATGAGCCGACGGCCGTCGCGGTGGCGGCGGAGCGGAGCTTCCTCGGCCGCCTGAACGGCGGATGCCAGGTGCCGATCGGAGCCTATGGGGAACTGACCGGAGATAAGAATGACGGCAGACCCGAAGTGAAGCTGACCGGGATGGTCGGCTCGCCGGATGGACAACAGATGCTGAAAGAAACGCGTACCGGAACCGATCCGGAACGGCTTGGACGTGAGCTCGCTGAAGCTCTGATCGCCAAAGGGGCAGCCGAGCTGCTTGCTGCGGCCAGAGAAGAATAG
- a CDS encoding precorrin-2 dehydrogenase/sirohydrochlorin ferrochelatase family protein, translated as MGKAYYPVLLDLQNRICVIVGGGQVAERKAASLLEAGAMVKIIAPEVTPRIEAWGEEERIGLRRERYSPGMTELREAQLIFAATDHAGVNAQVKREAEELGTLFNSADDQESGGFIVPAVVRRGRLTVAVSTSGASPALAAALKRRLEAVFPAAYEPYLELLHDLRTSIQEWVPDTRIRQEMFRGILAWPLLEVLEREHGEAAAGWKSLLLERLRRDPSPAGVERTGEWLLEQVRQPGSGGDSGHRSDYRSNPG; from the coding sequence ATGGGCAAAGCCTATTATCCGGTTCTGCTTGATCTGCAGAACCGGATCTGCGTGATCGTGGGCGGGGGTCAGGTAGCCGAGCGCAAGGCGGCTTCACTGCTCGAAGCGGGCGCGATGGTGAAGATCATCGCCCCTGAAGTGACTCCCCGTATCGAAGCCTGGGGAGAAGAGGAACGCATCGGTCTGCGCCGGGAGAGGTACAGCCCGGGAATGACTGAACTCCGGGAAGCGCAGCTTATTTTCGCCGCAACGGACCATGCCGGGGTGAATGCGCAGGTGAAGCGGGAAGCCGAGGAGCTGGGGACGCTGTTCAACAGCGCGGATGATCAGGAGTCCGGCGGCTTCATCGTACCGGCGGTCGTGCGCCGCGGGCGGCTGACCGTTGCGGTGTCCACCTCGGGGGCCAGTCCGGCATTGGCCGCCGCACTGAAGCGAAGGCTCGAGGCCGTATTTCCGGCTGCTTATGAACCGTATCTCGAACTGCTCCATGACCTGCGTACGTCTATTCAGGAATGGGTGCCGGATACACGCATACGGCAGGAGATGTTCCGCGGCATCCTGGCTTGGCCGCTGCTCGAGGTATTGGAGCGGGAACATGGCGAAGCGGCGGCAGGCTGGAAGAGCCTTCTGCTCGAGCGGCTCCGCCGCGATCCGTCTCCTGCCGGAGTGGAACGGACGGGAGAGTGGCTCCTGGAGCAGGTACGGCAGCCGGGAAGCGGCGGGGACAGCGGGCACCGGTCCGATTACAGAAGCAACCCGGGCTGA
- the ccsA gene encoding cytochrome c biogenesis protein CcsA produces MVTQTWLYDAILYIYALSLLFYFSDFVGPNRSAKRMGAGLLLFVWVLQTAYLGYNLAVHTSLSALSIGETLFLVSWLLVTISLIVNRFIRIELFVFIVNVFGFATLALNIFSKPGMSPTLAHWEINDELLFIHITLAAAGYAAFVVSAVFSGMHLFLHRKLKEKKWTQVMQRLPSLEKTDQYAMVAVVIGAPLLLLTITLGIVWISLEGDTSLFFDPKVINSWFVLLAYIFYLVQRLWMKAPGNRLAQWNLAAFAITFLNFVLANYYTTFHQWS; encoded by the coding sequence ATGGTCACTCAAACTTGGCTGTACGATGCCATTCTTTATATTTACGCCCTGAGCCTCCTGTTTTACTTCTCGGACTTCGTCGGTCCGAACCGAAGTGCCAAACGGATGGGCGCAGGGTTACTTTTGTTTGTATGGGTGCTTCAAACGGCCTACCTTGGCTATAACCTGGCCGTACATACGTCCTTATCGGCTTTATCTATAGGAGAGACGCTCTTCCTGGTGTCGTGGCTGCTCGTCACGATCTCCCTGATCGTCAACCGGTTTATACGCATTGAGCTCTTCGTGTTTATTGTGAACGTGTTTGGCTTCGCCACACTGGCGCTCAATATATTCAGCAAGCCGGGGATGTCTCCGACGCTTGCGCACTGGGAGATCAACGACGAGCTGCTCTTCATCCACATCACACTGGCCGCCGCAGGGTATGCGGCGTTCGTCGTATCCGCCGTATTCTCGGGCATGCATCTGTTCCTGCACCGCAAGCTCAAGGAGAAGAAGTGGACCCAGGTGATGCAGCGGCTGCCGAGCCTGGAGAAGACGGACCAGTACGCGATGGTGGCCGTGGTCATCGGAGCGCCGCTGCTGCTGCTGACCATCACCCTCGGAATCGTATGGATCTCGCTGGAGGGGGATACGTCCCTGTTCTTTGATCCGAAGGTCATCAACTCCTGGTTCGTGCTGCTGGCCTATATCTTCTATCTGGTGCAGCGGCTGTGGATGAAAGCTCCCGGCAACCGGCTGGCCCAGTGGAACCTGGCGGCCTTCGCGATCACCTTCCTGAACTTCGTGCTCGCCAACTACTACACTACGTTCCATCAGTGGTCATAG
- the hemA gene encoding glutamyl-tRNA reductase: MHIVVAGLNYRTAPVAIREKFAFAEGDLPRALEELKATKSIMECVIVGTCNRTELYVAVDTQQLCGHHLRSFMEKWFGVPKEQFNKHLYVYENEKAIHHLFRVTSGLDSMVIGETQILGQVRDAFLLAQNRKTTGVLFNTLFKQAITMAKRAHTETGIGENPVSVSYAAVELGKRIFGTYKGKKVLIIGAGKMSELTVKHLYANGSEKVTVVNRTLSRAKELADKFNGAASTMDRLLDHLEEADIVISSTGAAGYVLTAEQVSCILQRRRSRPLFMIDIAVPRDLDPRLGDMPNVFLYDIDNLQSLVNSHLEERHKAAVQIEEMIQAEMAAFEQWTRTLGVTPVIQALQTKASAIHEETMDSLMKKLPDLDERELKVIRKLTKSIVNQMLRDPIVRIKEMAAERHGDDALEMFTQIFALEEQLAEQKQVERAMRQQEAEAAGERIKEELLSKVRVPAPVDALAKA; this comes from the coding sequence ATGCATATCGTCGTGGCGGGTCTGAATTACCGGACTGCACCAGTAGCCATCAGAGAGAAATTTGCATTCGCCGAAGGAGATTTGCCGCGAGCGCTCGAGGAGCTGAAGGCAACGAAGAGTATCATGGAGTGCGTGATTGTGGGCACCTGCAACCGGACGGAACTGTATGTAGCAGTAGACACCCAGCAGCTGTGCGGCCACCATTTGCGCAGTTTCATGGAGAAGTGGTTCGGTGTGCCGAAGGAGCAGTTCAATAAGCACCTGTACGTTTACGAGAACGAGAAGGCGATCCACCATTTGTTCCGCGTGACCAGCGGGCTTGATTCGATGGTGATCGGAGAGACGCAGATCCTGGGTCAGGTGCGTGACGCATTCCTGCTCGCTCAGAACCGGAAGACGACAGGCGTGCTTTTCAATACATTGTTCAAACAGGCGATTACCATGGCCAAGCGCGCCCATACCGAAACGGGCATCGGAGAGAATCCGGTGTCGGTCAGCTATGCGGCAGTCGAGCTCGGCAAGCGGATCTTCGGTACGTACAAAGGAAAGAAAGTGCTGATCATCGGGGCGGGCAAGATGAGCGAGCTGACGGTCAAGCACCTGTACGCCAACGGTTCGGAGAAGGTCACGGTAGTCAACCGCACGCTCAGTCGGGCGAAGGAGCTTGCGGACAAATTCAATGGAGCGGCCAGCACGATGGACCGGCTGCTCGATCATCTGGAGGAAGCCGATATCGTGATATCGTCGACCGGGGCTGCCGGTTACGTCCTCACCGCAGAGCAGGTATCCTGTATTCTGCAGCGGCGTCGCTCGAGGCCGCTGTTCATGATTGATATTGCCGTACCGCGGGATCTCGATCCGCGTCTGGGAGATATGCCGAATGTGTTCCTGTATGATATCGACAATCTCCAATCCCTTGTCAATTCGCATCTGGAGGAGCGGCACAAGGCCGCCGTACAGATCGAAGAAATGATTCAAGCCGAGATGGCCGCATTCGAGCAGTGGACGAGAACGCTGGGAGTCACTCCGGTGATCCAGGCGCTGCAGACCAAAGCTTCGGCCATTCATGAAGAAACGATGGACAGTCTCATGAAGAAGCTGCCGGATCTCGACGAGCGCGAGCTCAAGGTCATCCGCAAGCTGACGAAGAGTATTGTCAACCAGATGCTGCGTGATCCCATTGTCCGCATCAAAGAGATGGCCGCCGAGCGTCACGGGGATGACGCGCTCGAGATGTTCACACAAATTTTTGCTTTGGAGGAACAGCTGGCCGAGCAAAAACAGGTGGAACGGGCAATGCGCCAGCAGGAAGCGGAAGCCGCCGGGGAGCGGATAAAAGAAGAACTGCTGAGCAAAGTACGGGTGCCTGCCCCTGTGGATGCCCTGGCCAAAGCCTGA
- the speD gene encoding adenosylmethionine decarboxylase has protein sequence MEYSTFGRHVAVDTWGVDFDLLNNAEWLQAQMVEAAEVCGATVLSVQSKQFEPQGATVLVLLSESHLSIHTYPERGFAALDCYTCGETVDPQVAIEHMLSVLKPETIHAKKLVRGMGELQVETPALKQEQLVK, from the coding sequence ATGGAATATTCAACTTTCGGAAGACACGTAGCTGTAGACACTTGGGGAGTAGATTTTGATCTACTGAATAATGCAGAGTGGCTGCAGGCACAAATGGTAGAAGCTGCTGAGGTTTGTGGTGCAACTGTATTGTCCGTTCAGTCCAAGCAATTTGAACCCCAAGGGGCAACTGTACTGGTACTGCTGTCGGAAAGTCATCTCTCCATTCACACGTATCCTGAGAGAGGTTTTGCTGCTCTTGACTGCTACACTTGCGGCGAGACGGTTGATCCTCAGGTAGCTATCGAGCACATGCTGTCCGTGCTGAAGCCGGAAACGATTCACGCGAAGAAACTGGTTCGCGGTATGGGTGAACTGCAAGTCGAAACACCTGCACTGAAGCAAGAACAATTGGTGAAATAA
- the yihA gene encoding ribosome biogenesis GTP-binding protein YihA/YsxC, which yields MKVNQAEFVISAVGPSQYPADALPEIALAGRSNVGKSSLINRMIQRKNLARTSSKPGKTQQLNYYRINQDLFFVDLPGYGYAQVSKTEREKWGKFIEQYLTEREPLKLVLQVIDVRHPPSKDDQAMYAWLKHNGVPLCIVVTKADKIPRGKWQQHLKIVRETLGADKDDPMILFSSELGIGKDELWSLIEDRIGYVPPGTVPAETASAELEKGEHKPASADDREL from the coding sequence ATGAAAGTCAATCAGGCTGAATTCGTTATCAGTGCGGTTGGTCCGAGCCAGTATCCTGCCGATGCCTTGCCGGAGATTGCTCTGGCAGGGCGTTCTAATGTCGGCAAGTCTTCGCTCATCAACCGCATGATCCAAAGAAAGAATCTCGCCCGCACCTCCTCCAAACCGGGCAAGACCCAGCAGCTCAACTATTACCGGATTAATCAGGACTTATTCTTCGTGGATTTGCCGGGATACGGGTATGCGCAGGTCTCCAAGACCGAGAGGGAGAAGTGGGGCAAATTCATTGAGCAGTACCTGACCGAGCGCGAACCGCTCAAACTGGTGCTGCAGGTCATCGATGTCCGCCACCCGCCGTCCAAGGACGACCAGGCGATGTACGCGTGGCTGAAGCACAACGGCGTGCCGCTGTGCATTGTCGTCACGAAGGCGGACAAGATCCCCCGCGGCAAGTGGCAGCAGCACCTCAAGATCGTCCGCGAGACGCTGGGAGCGGATAAGGACGATCCGATGATCCTGTTCTCTTCGGAGCTTGGGATCGGCAAGGACGAGCTGTGGAGCCTCATTGAGGACCGGATCGGGTATGTTCCTCCGGGGACGGTTCCCGCTGAAACCGCATCTGCTGAACTGGAAAAGGGAGAGCATAAGCCGGCTTCGGCAGACGACAGGGAACTATAA
- the lon gene encoding endopeptidase La, with translation MGPSKHKTRRLPLLPLRGLLVYPSMVLHLDVGREKSVRALEKAMVEDSMILLCSQSEVNIEEPKTEDIYRIGTIAKVRQMLKLPNGTIRVLVEGVIRAEITEFLSNEEYYEVTVKELPELETSDPEIDALMRTVLNQFEHYINLSKKVTPETLAAVSDIDEPGRLADVICSHLSLKIKDKQEILETVNVKDRLEKLLAILNNEREVLELERKISQRVKKQMEKTQKEYYLREQMKAIQKELGDKEGRAGEVEDLRSQLAESGVPEKVREKIEKEIDRLEKMPATSAEGSVIRNYIDWLLGLPWNNETEDDLDIQKAEEILNEDHYGLEKPKERVLEYLAVQKLVKKLKGPILCLAGPPGVGKTSIARSIARSLGREFVRISLGGVRDEAEIRGHRRTYVGAMPGRIIQGMKTAGTNNPVFLLDEIDKMAMDFRGDPASALLEVLDPEQNSTFSDHYIEVPFDLSNVMFITTANVIQNIPRPLLDRMEVLYIPGYTEVEKLHIGKKYLLPKQQRDHGLEDGQLVVDEAALMRTVREYTREAGVRNLEQQISSICRKGAKQIVGGASTVHVTAENLKDFLGNPKFRFGMAEERDQVGAVTGLAWTEVGGDTLVIEVTVMPGNGKLTLTGKLGDVMKESAQAAFSYTRSRVEQFHIQPDFHEKFDIHIHIPEGAIPKDGPSAGITMGTALISALTNIPVSRHVAMTGEITLRGRVLPIGGLKEKCMAAHRAGIRTIILPKDNAKDIDDIPESVRNELTFYPVSHMDEVLEHALVKPARV, from the coding sequence ATGGGACCGAGTAAACATAAAACGCGGCGTCTGCCGCTGCTGCCGCTTCGGGGGCTGCTCGTATATCCGAGTATGGTGCTTCACTTGGACGTCGGCAGGGAGAAGTCGGTTCGCGCCCTGGAGAAGGCCATGGTCGAGGACAGCATGATTCTCCTCTGCTCGCAGTCGGAAGTGAACATCGAGGAACCGAAGACCGAGGACATCTACCGGATCGGCACCATCGCGAAAGTCCGGCAGATGCTGAAGCTGCCCAACGGGACGATCCGTGTGCTGGTCGAGGGCGTCATCCGGGCCGAAATCACCGAGTTTCTGAGCAACGAAGAATATTACGAAGTGACGGTGAAGGAACTGCCTGAGCTGGAGACATCCGATCCCGAGATCGATGCGCTTATGCGGACGGTTCTGAACCAGTTCGAGCATTATATCAACCTATCGAAGAAAGTGACGCCGGAGACTCTTGCGGCGGTTTCCGATATCGATGAACCGGGCCGTCTGGCCGATGTCATCTGCAGTCATCTGTCGCTTAAGATCAAAGACAAGCAGGAGATTCTCGAAACCGTCAACGTGAAGGACCGCCTGGAGAAGCTGCTGGCGATTCTGAACAACGAGCGGGAAGTGCTCGAGCTCGAGCGCAAGATCTCCCAGCGCGTCAAGAAGCAGATGGAGAAGACGCAGAAGGAATACTATCTCCGCGAGCAGATGAAAGCCATCCAGAAGGAGCTCGGCGACAAGGAAGGCCGCGCGGGCGAAGTGGAGGATCTGCGCAGCCAGCTGGCCGAGAGCGGCGTGCCGGAGAAGGTGCGCGAGAAGATCGAGAAGGAGATCGACCGGCTCGAGAAGATGCCGGCGACTTCGGCGGAAGGCTCCGTCATCCGCAATTACATCGACTGGCTGCTCGGCCTGCCTTGGAACAACGAGACGGAAGACGACCTCGACATCCAGAAGGCCGAAGAGATCCTGAACGAGGATCATTATGGCCTCGAGAAGCCCAAGGAGCGTGTCCTGGAGTACTTGGCGGTGCAGAAGCTCGTCAAGAAGCTCAAGGGGCCGATTCTGTGCCTTGCGGGGCCTCCGGGGGTCGGTAAAACGTCCATCGCGCGTTCCATCGCCAGATCGCTCGGCCGTGAATTCGTCCGGATCTCGCTCGGCGGCGTCCGGGACGAGGCGGAGATCCGCGGTCACCGCCGCACCTATGTCGGTGCGATGCCGGGCCGGATTATCCAGGGGATGAAGACGGCGGGGACGAACAACCCGGTGTTCCTGCTCGACGAGATTGATAAGATGGCGATGGACTTCCGCGGCGACCCGGCTTCGGCCCTCCTCGAGGTGCTCGATCCGGAGCAGAACAGCACGTTCAGCGACCACTACATCGAGGTGCCGTTCGACCTGTCGAACGTCATGTTCATCACGACCGCGAACGTCATCCAGAACATTCCGCGTCCGCTGCTCGACCGGATGGAAGTGCTCTACATCCCGGGATATACCGAGGTGGAGAAGCTGCATATCGGCAAAAAGTATCTGCTGCCGAAGCAGCAGCGCGACCACGGTCTCGAGGACGGCCAGCTCGTCGTGGATGAAGCTGCCCTGATGCGTACGGTACGCGAGTACACCCGGGAAGCCGGGGTGCGGAATCTGGAGCAGCAGATCTCTTCGATCTGCCGCAAAGGGGCCAAACAGATCGTCGGCGGCGCATCGACCGTGCACGTGACGGCAGAGAACCTCAAGGATTTCCTTGGTAATCCGAAATTCCGATTCGGCATGGCCGAGGAGCGGGATCAAGTCGGAGCCGTTACGGGTCTTGCCTGGACCGAGGTCGGAGGCGATACGCTGGTCATCGAGGTCACCGTCATGCCGGGCAACGGCAAGCTGACCTTGACCGGTAAGCTTGGCGACGTCATGAAGGAATCCGCCCAGGCCGCCTTCAGTTACACCCGCTCGCGGGTGGAGCAGTTCCACATCCAGCCGGACTTCCATGAGAAGTTCGACATTCACATCCATATCCCGGAGGGGGCCATTCCGAAGGACGGTCCTTCCGCAGGCATCACGATGGGCACGGCGCTCATCTCCGCGCTGACCAACATCCCGGTCTCCCGTCATGTGGCCATGACCGGTGAAATCACGCTGCGCGGCCGGGTGCTGCCGATCGGCGGACTCAAGGAGAAATGCATGGCCGCTCACCGCGCCGGAATCCGTACGATCATCCTGCCGAAGGACAATGCCAAGGATATCGACGATATTCCGGAAAGCGTAAGGAATGAACTGACGTTCTATCCGGTGTCGCATATGGATGAAGTACTCGAGCATGCCCTGGTCAAACCGGCCAGAGTCTAG
- the lonB gene encoding ATP-dependent protease LonB — protein sequence MSLSITVVMMVVQLFFAIVIGMYFWNLLRNQQTNRTAVDKESKKELEKLRKLRSISLNKPLAEKTRPSAMEDIVGQKEGLRALKAALCGANPQHVIVYGPPGVGKTAAARVILEEAKKNPESPFRPDAKFHEIDATTARFDERGIADPLIGSVHDPIYQGAGAMGVAGIPQPKPGAVTKAHGGILFIDEIGELHPHQMNKLLKVLEDRKVFLESAYYNSEDSNVPGYIHDVFQNGLPADFRLVGATTRNPQELPPAIRSRCMEIYFRPLLPGEIGDIATKALQKIGFPVSEPAIEVVKKYATNGREAVNVIQLAAGMALTDQRREVTAADIEWVVNSSQIPPRPEKKISGQPEVGLVNGLAVYGPNLGTLMDIEVTAIPAAEPGAGQFTITGVVDEEEMGGGSRTLRRKSMARGSVENVLTVLRRLNIKPYNYDLHINFPGGTPIDGPSAGVSMAVAITSAIRGVPVDNHLAMTGEISIHGRIKPVGGVIAKVEAAFQAGATKVIIPKENWQEIFAGLNGLQVIPVESIEEALHHALGQEFVLTEETVALPQDGMSPASVTILHADAP from the coding sequence ATGTCCTTGAGTATCACTGTTGTAATGATGGTCGTTCAGCTGTTTTTCGCCATTGTTATCGGGATGTATTTCTGGAATTTGCTGCGCAACCAACAGACGAACCGCACCGCTGTGGATAAAGAATCGAAGAAAGAGCTCGAGAAGCTGCGCAAGCTCCGCTCCATCTCCCTGAACAAGCCCCTTGCAGAGAAAACGAGACCTTCGGCGATGGAAGACATCGTAGGCCAAAAGGAAGGTCTGCGCGCATTGAAAGCAGCCTTGTGCGGAGCCAATCCGCAGCACGTCATCGTATACGGTCCTCCGGGGGTGGGGAAAACCGCGGCTGCCCGGGTCATTCTCGAAGAAGCGAAGAAAAATCCGGAGTCGCCGTTCCGCCCGGATGCGAAGTTCCACGAGATCGATGCGACCACCGCCCGCTTCGACGAGCGGGGCATTGCAGACCCGCTGATCGGCTCCGTTCACGATCCGATCTATCAGGGGGCCGGCGCCATGGGCGTTGCCGGCATTCCCCAGCCGAAGCCGGGGGCAGTAACCAAGGCGCACGGCGGCATTTTGTTTATTGACGAGATCGGTGAATTGCATCCGCATCAGATGAATAAATTATTAAAGGTACTGGAGGACCGCAAGGTCTTCCTGGAGAGCGCCTATTACAATTCCGAGGATTCCAATGTCCCCGGTTACATTCATGATGTGTTCCAGAACGGGCTTCCTGCGGACTTCCGTCTGGTCGGGGCGACGACCCGCAATCCCCAGGAGCTGCCGCCGGCGATCCGCTCGCGCTGCATGGAGATCTACTTCCGTCCACTGCTGCCGGGTGAGATTGGGGATATTGCCACGAAGGCGCTGCAGAAGATCGGCTTCCCGGTCAGCGAGCCGGCGATCGAAGTCGTGAAGAAGTACGCGACCAACGGGCGTGAAGCCGTCAATGTCATCCAGCTCGCGGCAGGCATGGCCCTGACGGACCAGCGGCGGGAAGTCACCGCAGCGGACATCGAGTGGGTCGTGAATTCCTCGCAGATCCCTCCGCGTCCCGAGAAGAAGATTTCCGGGCAGCCGGAAGTGGGGCTGGTCAACGGGCTGGCGGTCTACGGACCGAATCTCGGCACGCTGATGGATATCGAGGTGACCGCCATTCCGGCCGCGGAGCCGGGCGCAGGCCAGTTCACGATCACGGGCGTCGTGGATGAGGAGGAGATGGGAGGCGGCTCCCGGACGCTGCGCCGTAAGAGCATGGCGAGGGGTTCCGTGGAGAACGTCTTGACGGTACTCCGCCGGCTGAACATCAAGCCTTACAATTACGATCTCCATATCAATTTCCCCGGGGGCACGCCGATTGACGGCCCGTCTGCCGGTGTATCCATGGCGGTAGCCATCACTTCGGCCATCCGCGGAGTGCCCGTCGACAACCATCTGGCAATGACAGGCGAAATTTCCATTCACGGACGGATCAAGCCGGTGGGGGGCGTTATCGCCAAGGTGGAAGCGGCCTTTCAGGCCGGGGCGACGAAGGTCATCATTCCGAAGGAAAACTGGCAGGAGATCTTCGCGGGGCTGAACGGGCTGCAGGTCATTCCGGTCGAGTCGATCGAAGAGGCGCTGCACCATGCCCTTGGCCAGGAATTTGTTCTGACGGAGGAGACGGTGGCCCTGCCGCAGGACGGCATGTCTCCCGCTTCCGTTACGATTCTGCACGCCGATGCGCCCTGA